In Listeria cossartiae subsp. cossartiae, one genomic interval encodes:
- the aspS gene encoding aspartate--tRNA ligase — protein MEKRTSYCGELNETHIGQSVVLHGWVQKRRDLGGLIFIDLRDREGIVQVVFNPEFSKEALEIADSVRNEFVVTIKGKVHARGEKAINDKLATGKVEILAEEITILNTSKTPPFYIEDGVNVSDELRLKYRYLDLRRPEMNNIFKMRHTVTRTFRNKLDALGFFDIETPYLTKSTPEGARDYLVPSRVYPGNFYALPQSPQILKQLLMTAGFDKYYQIVRCFRDEDLRGDRQPEFTQIDLETSFLTKEEIQAITEDMLVDVVKEAKNITIEKPFPRMTYKEAMDRFGSDKPDIRFGLELQNVSDVVKDVDFKVFQSAIENGGEVKAINAKAAAANFSRKDLDALGVFVANYGAKGLAWLKVEAGELKGPIAKFFPEDKAAELQAALQAEDGDLLLFAADKADVVAASLGALRNKLGKDLNLINEEELAFLWVTDWPLFEYDEEAGRYVSAHHPFTLPKEEDIPLLETDSSKVMAEAYDIVLNGYEIGGGSLRIYKKEVQESMFRALGFTDESAKEQFGFLMDALEYGTPPHGGVALGLDRIVMILAGRNNLRDTIAFPKTGSAVDPLTNAPGEVSSAQLAELKLETVKKESN, from the coding sequence ATGGAAAAACGTACAAGTTACTGCGGAGAATTAAACGAAACCCATATCGGTCAAAGTGTTGTCCTTCATGGATGGGTTCAAAAACGACGCGATTTAGGTGGACTTATTTTCATCGATTTACGCGACCGTGAAGGGATTGTGCAAGTAGTTTTCAATCCGGAGTTTTCAAAAGAAGCACTCGAAATTGCTGATAGCGTTCGTAATGAATTTGTTGTTACCATTAAAGGGAAAGTACATGCTCGTGGCGAAAAAGCTATCAATGACAAATTAGCAACAGGAAAAGTAGAAATTTTAGCAGAAGAAATTACCATTTTAAATACATCTAAAACACCACCATTTTATATTGAAGATGGCGTGAATGTTTCGGATGAACTTCGCTTGAAATATCGTTACTTAGATTTACGTCGCCCGGAAATGAACAATATTTTCAAAATGCGCCATACGGTAACAAGAACGTTCCGCAATAAATTAGATGCACTTGGTTTCTTTGATATCGAAACACCTTACTTAACTAAAAGTACGCCAGAGGGTGCGCGTGACTATCTTGTACCGAGCCGTGTTTATCCTGGTAACTTCTATGCATTACCGCAATCGCCGCAAATTTTAAAACAGTTGTTAATGACGGCTGGTTTTGATAAATATTATCAAATCGTACGTTGTTTCCGCGATGAAGATTTGCGCGGTGACCGTCAACCGGAATTTACACAAATTGATTTAGAAACAAGCTTTTTAACAAAAGAAGAAATTCAAGCAATTACGGAAGATATGCTGGTAGATGTTGTCAAAGAAGCAAAAAATATCACCATTGAAAAACCGTTTCCTCGTATGACGTATAAAGAAGCAATGGATCGTTTTGGCAGTGATAAACCGGATATTCGTTTTGGTTTAGAATTACAAAATGTATCGGATGTCGTAAAAGATGTTGATTTTAAAGTCTTCCAATCCGCAATTGAAAATGGTGGCGAAGTGAAAGCAATCAACGCGAAAGCAGCCGCAGCTAATTTTTCTCGTAAAGATTTAGATGCACTTGGCGTTTTTGTTGCTAACTACGGTGCGAAAGGTCTTGCATGGCTAAAAGTTGAAGCAGGCGAACTAAAAGGACCGATTGCTAAATTCTTCCCTGAAGATAAAGCGGCAGAACTACAAGCAGCATTACAAGCCGAGGATGGCGACTTATTATTATTTGCAGCTGACAAAGCAGATGTCGTTGCCGCATCGCTTGGAGCGCTTCGTAATAAGCTTGGCAAAGATTTAAACTTAATCAATGAAGAAGAACTTGCTTTCTTATGGGTAACAGATTGGCCATTATTCGAATATGATGAAGAAGCTGGTCGCTATGTATCTGCGCATCATCCATTCACTTTGCCAAAAGAAGAAGATATTCCACTTCTTGAAACAGATTCTTCCAAAGTAATGGCAGAAGCATATGATATCGTCTTGAATGGTTATGAAATCGGCGGCGGTTCATTGCGTATTTATAAAAAAGAAGTACAAGAATCGATGTTCCGCGCGCTTGGTTTCACGGATGAATCAGCGAAAGAACAGTTTGGCTTCTTAATGGATGCGTTAGAATATGGCACGCCGCCACATGGTGGTGTCGCGCTTGGCCTAGACCGTATCGTCATGATTTTAGCTGGCCGAAACAACTTGCGCGACACAATTGCATTCCCTAAAACAGGAAGTGCTGTAGACCCGTTGACAAATGCGCCAGGAGAGGTTAGTTCCGCTCAACTTGCGGAATTGAAATTGGAAACAGTGAAAAAAGAATCGAACTAA
- the recJ gene encoding single-stranded-DNA-specific exonuclease RecJ: MIHSKYLWNIEEAAEDKASQLAEQLKISLPLAKLLWKRKITTQGQFDKFFHPEKYESYDPFLFAEMDLAVARIKQAIELNEQILVYGDYDADGVTSIAVLMKTLRHIGANAEFYIPNRFTEGYGPNIAAFDMAKNQGTDLIITVDNGIAALEVMTHAKEIGLDVIVTDHHEPREVMPEAVAVIHPKHPKSAYPFDELAGVGVAYKLSHALLGEEPKELLDLVAVGTVADLVSLTDENRLLVQLGLRQLRESANLGLSVLAKKASLKLEEATEETIGFGLAPRLNAVGRLGPADPAADLLLTEDPEEALFLAEEIDDANKERKQVVVDTTKLAMEVIEAKETLGNVLVVYGEGWNTGILGIVASKLVGTYSRPAIVLGIDPVTGIAKGSGRSVDAFHLYQALDKHRDLMTAFGGHPMAAGLTLPAENLADLEAKLQEEASFLSEEDFRPALKIEEKIDLADVSVAFIAQLEKLAPFGMDNPKPIFLLENMHLKGTKRIGADKTHLKTMLATTESDATLDSIGFGVGDLVEKISPSAAVNVVGELSINEWNNVKKPQLRMMDIHIAHWQLFDVRSKAEWARILQEQTASRVFVCFEERTIAALGEQKYILVDEKTDFTADFETEELVFADMPTNIELIETIVRETKPERIFVHFDAAEGNQIPAIPDRVAFAELYSLIKKFQPFPIEKYTPRLMQKFGWNKDQIDFMSKVFFDLEFAKMDSGQIIINEVVEKRNLDESLVYQQKVEEITTRKKLLYSNYTELHSWMKSMMETSIYPNAEELENGN; this comes from the coding sequence GTGATTCATTCAAAATACTTATGGAATATCGAGGAAGCAGCAGAAGATAAAGCTAGCCAATTAGCAGAACAGCTAAAAATCTCGCTTCCACTTGCAAAACTACTTTGGAAAAGAAAAATTACTACGCAAGGACAATTCGATAAATTTTTCCACCCAGAAAAATATGAAAGCTACGACCCATTTTTATTTGCAGAGATGGATCTTGCGGTTGCTAGAATTAAGCAAGCGATAGAATTAAATGAGCAGATTTTAGTTTACGGCGATTACGATGCGGATGGTGTTACGAGCATTGCTGTGTTAATGAAAACGCTGCGTCATATAGGTGCGAACGCTGAATTTTATATTCCTAATCGTTTTACAGAAGGATACGGCCCGAACATTGCCGCATTTGATATGGCGAAAAATCAAGGAACTGATTTAATTATTACGGTTGATAATGGGATTGCAGCGCTGGAAGTCATGACGCATGCGAAAGAAATTGGTTTAGATGTTATCGTTACAGATCACCATGAGCCACGTGAGGTAATGCCAGAAGCTGTTGCGGTTATCCACCCGAAACATCCGAAGTCGGCTTATCCATTTGATGAGCTTGCTGGTGTAGGTGTTGCGTATAAATTATCTCATGCGCTACTTGGGGAAGAGCCAAAGGAATTGCTTGATTTGGTTGCTGTAGGTACGGTTGCCGATTTAGTTTCTTTAACAGACGAAAACCGTTTGCTCGTACAACTTGGTTTGCGTCAATTGCGTGAATCCGCGAATCTGGGTCTTTCGGTTTTAGCCAAGAAAGCTAGCTTAAAGTTGGAAGAGGCTACCGAAGAAACGATTGGCTTTGGTTTGGCGCCGCGACTTAATGCTGTTGGTCGTTTAGGCCCAGCCGATCCAGCTGCTGATTTACTTTTAACAGAAGATCCGGAAGAGGCGCTTTTCTTAGCGGAAGAAATTGACGATGCGAATAAGGAACGGAAACAAGTCGTAGTAGACACAACGAAACTTGCGATGGAAGTAATCGAAGCGAAAGAAACGTTAGGGAATGTCCTCGTTGTTTACGGAGAAGGTTGGAATACTGGTATCCTAGGCATTGTCGCTTCTAAATTAGTTGGTACTTACTCTCGTCCGGCTATTGTGCTCGGTATTGACCCGGTAACAGGTATTGCCAAAGGATCAGGCCGAAGTGTAGATGCGTTTCATTTGTATCAAGCGCTTGATAAACACCGTGATTTAATGACTGCTTTTGGCGGGCATCCAATGGCGGCAGGTTTAACACTACCAGCTGAAAACTTGGCCGATTTAGAAGCTAAATTACAAGAAGAAGCTAGTTTTCTTTCCGAAGAAGATTTCCGACCAGCTTTAAAAATAGAAGAAAAAATCGATTTAGCAGACGTTTCTGTTGCTTTTATTGCGCAGTTAGAAAAATTAGCACCATTCGGCATGGACAATCCCAAACCAATCTTCCTTTTAGAGAATATGCATTTAAAAGGGACGAAAAGAATTGGAGCGGATAAAACCCATCTAAAAACGATGCTTGCGACGACTGAAAGTGATGCTACGCTAGATTCTATCGGATTTGGTGTTGGTGATTTAGTAGAAAAAATTTCTCCATCAGCAGCCGTGAATGTCGTTGGGGAATTGTCCATCAATGAATGGAATAATGTCAAAAAACCACAGCTACGAATGATGGATATTCATATCGCGCACTGGCAACTTTTCGATGTGCGGAGTAAAGCGGAATGGGCGAGAATCCTTCAAGAACAAACAGCGTCAAGAGTGTTCGTTTGCTTTGAAGAAAGGACAATTGCGGCGCTCGGTGAACAAAAATATATTTTAGTCGATGAAAAAACGGATTTTACGGCCGATTTCGAGACGGAAGAACTTGTTTTCGCAGATATGCCAACAAATATCGAATTAATTGAAACGATTGTTCGCGAAACAAAACCAGAACGTATTTTTGTCCATTTTGATGCAGCTGAAGGGAATCAAATCCCAGCAATACCGGACCGAGTAGCGTTTGCAGAGCTATATAGTTTAATAAAAAAATTCCAACCATTTCCAATCGAAAAGTACACACCACGGCTAATGCAGAAGTTTGGCTGGAATAAAGATCAAATAGATTTCATGTCAAAGGTGTTTTTTGATTTAGAATTTGCTAAAATGGATAGTGGTCAGATTATTATCAATGAAGTTGTTGAAAAACGTAATCTGGACGAGTCACTTGTTTATCAACAAAAGGTAGAAGAAATAACTACAAGAAAAAAACTGTTGTACTCCAATTATACTGAGCTTCATAGTTGGATGAAATCAATGATGGAAACATCAATTTACCCGAATGCGGAGGAACTAGAAAATGGAAATTAA
- the dtd gene encoding D-aminoacyl-tRNA deacylase, producing the protein MRVLLQRCYEASVKVEEEIIGEIAGGLCLLVGFTHSDTPETVDYIANKIVGLRIFEDESEKMNISLAERGGAILSVSQFTLYADVSKGKRPSFTKSAPGEKAEALYDLFNQKLSDAGFIVETGVFGASMDVKIVNHGPVTIMLDSDEMRK; encoded by the coding sequence ATGCGTGTACTACTGCAAAGGTGCTACGAAGCATCTGTAAAAGTAGAAGAGGAAATTATCGGCGAAATAGCTGGTGGTCTTTGTCTGTTAGTTGGATTTACTCATAGCGATACACCAGAAACAGTTGATTATATCGCGAACAAAATCGTTGGGTTACGAATTTTCGAAGATGAGTCAGAAAAGATGAATATTTCTTTAGCAGAACGAGGCGGCGCGATTCTTAGTGTCTCTCAATTCACTTTATATGCGGATGTTAGCAAAGGGAAACGTCCGAGCTTTACAAAATCTGCTCCAGGCGAAAAAGCAGAAGCGTTATATGACTTATTTAACCAAAAGCTTTCAGACGCAGGTTTTATTGTTGAAACAGGGGTGTTTGGCGCATCAATGGATGTGAAAATTGTCAATCACGGTCCCGTTACAATAATGCTTGATTCCGACGAAATGCGAAAATAA
- a CDS encoding P-II family nitrogen regulator yields the protein MSGLTKIEIITRPNRFNLFQKELAKIGVSGLTVTKALGTGLEKGFIELYRGTKKETNIHERMKIEIVVSTVPVEDVLRVVKETLRTGEPGDGKVFIYPLAEVIKISTGETGVDALQDKPSK from the coding sequence ATGTCTGGATTAACAAAAATCGAAATTATCACTCGTCCAAATCGTTTTAACTTATTTCAAAAAGAACTTGCGAAAATCGGCGTGAGCGGTTTAACTGTCACGAAAGCGCTTGGAACCGGTCTTGAAAAAGGCTTTATCGAACTTTATCGTGGTACAAAAAAAGAAACCAATATCCATGAACGGATGAAAATTGAAATTGTTGTATCTACTGTTCCGGTTGAAGATGTGCTCCGCGTCGTAAAAGAAACGCTTCGAACTGGCGAACCCGGCGACGGAAAAGTCTTTATTTACCCGCTAGCAGAAGTCATTAAAATCAGTACAGGAGAGACAGGCGTCGATGCATTACAAGATAAACCATCAAAATGA
- the hisS gene encoding histidine--tRNA ligase, with the protein MDLQLPRGTRDILPEEVSKWHFLETEFKKVCENYQYEEIRTPIFEHTELFERGVGDSTDIVSKEMYTFEDKGGRSLTLRPEGTASVVRAFVEHKLYGEVSQPIKMYYNEPMFRYERPQGGRQRQFTQMGIEALGSDDPSIDVEVISLAMEFFRKIGLTNIKLVINSLGDKESRLKHREALVAHFEPHIDEFCSECQVRLHKNPLRILDCKKDHDNPLIQSAPSILDFLNEESVAYFENVKNYLTALGVPFEIDPTMVRGLDYYNHTTFEIMSVEEGFGAKTTLCGGGRYHGLVKEFGGPDTPGIGFGIGVERILLALEKADIEIPAKKPLEVYVITAQPEAELKAVTLVNKLRQNGISAEKDYLKRKFKAQLKDANRKNAVYTIILGEEELQTGNYQLKNMETGEQEAVSETTILEKLTNTKGEK; encoded by the coding sequence ATGGATTTGCAATTACCAAGAGGGACACGAGATATTTTGCCGGAAGAGGTTAGTAAATGGCATTTTTTAGAGACAGAGTTTAAAAAAGTTTGCGAAAACTACCAATACGAAGAAATTAGAACGCCTATTTTTGAACATACGGAATTATTTGAACGTGGGGTTGGTGATTCCACAGATATCGTATCGAAAGAAATGTACACGTTTGAAGATAAAGGTGGTAGAAGTTTAACGCTTAGACCAGAAGGGACTGCTTCTGTTGTTCGTGCTTTCGTTGAGCATAAATTATACGGCGAAGTGAGCCAACCTATCAAAATGTACTATAATGAGCCGATGTTCCGCTATGAACGTCCACAAGGCGGAAGACAGCGCCAATTTACCCAAATGGGCATTGAAGCACTTGGAAGTGATGATCCGTCGATTGATGTGGAAGTTATCTCGCTAGCAATGGAGTTTTTCCGGAAAATTGGACTAACAAATATTAAATTAGTTATTAATAGTCTTGGAGATAAAGAAAGCCGTTTGAAACACCGCGAAGCACTTGTTGCTCATTTTGAGCCGCATATCGATGAATTTTGTTCGGAGTGTCAGGTACGTTTACACAAAAATCCACTGCGTATTTTAGATTGCAAAAAAGACCATGATAATCCGCTTATTCAATCCGCACCATCTATTTTGGACTTTTTGAATGAAGAATCTGTTGCCTATTTTGAAAATGTTAAAAATTACTTGACGGCACTTGGGGTTCCTTTTGAAATTGATCCGACGATGGTCCGTGGTTTAGATTATTATAACCATACAACCTTTGAAATTATGAGTGTGGAAGAAGGATTCGGCGCAAAAACCACGCTTTGTGGTGGGGGAAGATATCACGGCTTAGTAAAAGAGTTTGGCGGACCAGATACACCGGGAATCGGTTTTGGGATTGGTGTAGAGCGAATCTTGCTGGCTTTAGAAAAAGCGGATATCGAAATACCAGCCAAAAAGCCGCTGGAAGTATACGTGATAACTGCCCAACCAGAAGCAGAATTAAAAGCTGTAACACTTGTAAATAAATTAAGACAAAATGGCATTAGTGCAGAAAAAGATTACTTAAAACGTAAATTCAAAGCACAATTAAAAGATGCCAATCGAAAAAATGCTGTCTACACCATCATTCTTGGTGAGGAAGAACTACAAACAGGCAACTACCAATTGAAAAATATGGAAACAGGCGAGCAAGAAGCTGTTTCTGAAACAACGATATTAGAAAAACTAACAAACACCAAGGGGGAGAAATAA
- a CDS encoding RelA/SpoT family protein, giving the protein MAKEQNLTAEQVIDMASHYMNQEHLALVKKAYEFARDSHKEQFRKSGEPYIIHPIQVAGILVELKMDPSTVASGFLHDVVEDTPVTLADLEEVFGSEVAMLVDGVTKLGKIKYKSHEEQQAENHRKMFIAMAQDIRVILIKLADRLHNMRTLKHLPVEKQRRIANETLEIFAPLAHRLGISRVKWELEDTALRYLNPQQYYRIVHLMKQKRDARERYLHDVIDGVNENLDELNIQADISGRPKHIYSIYRKMSEQNKQFNEIYDLLAVRIVVSSIKDCYAVLGIIHTRWKPMPGRFKDYIAMPKSNMYQSIHTTVIGPQGEPLEVQIRTHEMHQIAEYGVAAHWAYKEGKVVNSKTSFDNKLTWFREILEYQNESDNAEEFMESLKLDLFSDVVYVFTPKGDVYELPNGSVPLDFAYRVHTEIGNKTIGAKINGKIVTLDYKLKTGDIIDILTSKHSYGPSRDWLKLVQTSQARNKIKQFFKRQAKEENVEKGRDLIEKEIRQLGFEPKKIMVPENLRKLADKLNFSHEDDLFAAVGYNGITALQVANRLTEKLRKEREIEAETEKLLTQSENKPSNSDANNEKLKIKHNAGVVVQGVGNLLIRLSRCCNPVPGDDIVGYITKGRGISIHRQDCPNVQAIEPERLIDVDWEDTDSQAKNDYNVDIEIYGYNRNGLLNDILQVINSLTSNINGVNAKVDNNKMATLVVTLQIHNINHLQRVVDKIKQIPDVYTVRRLMN; this is encoded by the coding sequence ATGGCGAAAGAACAAAATCTGACAGCTGAGCAAGTCATCGATATGGCTTCTCATTATATGAATCAGGAACATCTAGCGCTCGTAAAAAAAGCGTATGAATTTGCGCGCGATTCTCATAAAGAACAATTTCGTAAATCAGGTGAGCCGTATATTATTCATCCAATTCAAGTTGCTGGCATTTTAGTAGAATTAAAAATGGATCCATCGACAGTTGCATCAGGATTTTTGCATGATGTTGTGGAAGACACGCCAGTCACGCTAGCAGATTTAGAAGAAGTTTTCGGCAGTGAAGTTGCCATGCTAGTAGACGGTGTAACAAAACTTGGTAAAATCAAATATAAATCACATGAAGAGCAACAAGCAGAAAATCATCGAAAAATGTTTATTGCCATGGCGCAGGATATCCGCGTTATTTTAATTAAACTGGCAGACCGTTTGCACAATATGCGGACATTAAAACATTTGCCAGTAGAAAAACAACGTAGAATTGCGAATGAAACACTAGAAATTTTTGCACCACTTGCGCATCGTTTAGGGATTTCCCGCGTAAAATGGGAACTAGAAGATACGGCCTTGCGTTATTTAAATCCGCAACAATATTACCGTATCGTTCATTTAATGAAACAAAAGCGGGATGCAAGAGAGCGCTATTTACATGACGTGATTGATGGCGTCAATGAAAACCTAGATGAACTCAATATTCAAGCAGATATTTCTGGTAGACCGAAACACATTTATTCAATTTACCGGAAAATGAGCGAACAAAACAAACAATTTAACGAAATTTATGATTTACTCGCGGTTCGTATCGTTGTTAGTAGTATCAAGGATTGCTATGCCGTTCTTGGTATCATTCATACACGCTGGAAACCGATGCCAGGACGCTTTAAAGATTACATTGCAATGCCTAAGTCCAATATGTATCAATCGATTCATACGACGGTTATCGGGCCTCAAGGCGAACCACTTGAAGTCCAAATTAGAACACACGAAATGCACCAAATCGCTGAATACGGGGTTGCGGCACACTGGGCTTACAAAGAAGGCAAAGTCGTCAATTCTAAAACATCCTTCGATAACAAACTAACGTGGTTCCGTGAAATTTTAGAATATCAAAATGAATCGGATAACGCCGAAGAATTTATGGAAAGCTTGAAACTCGATTTGTTTTCCGATGTTGTCTACGTATTCACACCAAAAGGCGATGTATACGAGCTACCGAATGGCTCTGTACCACTTGATTTTGCTTACCGTGTCCATACAGAGATTGGAAACAAAACAATCGGTGCAAAAATTAACGGAAAAATTGTCACGTTAGATTATAAATTAAAAACGGGCGATATTATTGACATCTTAACGTCCAAACATTCATATGGCCCAAGCCGCGACTGGTTGAAATTAGTTCAGACGTCCCAAGCGCGCAACAAAATCAAGCAATTTTTCAAACGACAAGCGAAAGAAGAAAATGTTGAAAAAGGTCGCGATTTAATAGAAAAAGAAATCAGACAGCTTGGATTCGAACCGAAAAAAATTATGGTTCCCGAAAATCTGCGTAAACTAGCGGATAAATTGAATTTCTCGCATGAAGACGATCTGTTTGCCGCAGTTGGATATAATGGGATTACAGCGTTACAAGTGGCCAATCGTCTAACCGAAAAACTACGTAAAGAGCGAGAAATTGAAGCAGAAACCGAGAAGTTGCTCACCCAATCTGAGAATAAACCATCCAATTCAGATGCAAACAACGAAAAACTGAAAATCAAACACAATGCAGGTGTCGTTGTTCAAGGTGTAGGGAACTTATTGATTCGTCTTTCAAGATGTTGTAATCCAGTACCTGGTGATGATATCGTCGGTTACATTACAAAAGGTCGCGGAATTTCTATTCACCGCCAAGATTGCCCGAATGTACAAGCAATCGAGCCAGAACGACTAATCGATGTTGATTGGGAAGATACTGATTCTCAAGCGAAAAACGATTACAATGTCGATATCGAGATTTATGGCTATAATCGCAATGGTTTACTAAATGATATTCTGCAAGTAATCAATAGTTTGACATCCAATATTAACGGAGTCAATGCCAAAGTCGATAATAATAAAATGGCAACCTTAGTTGTCACGCTGCAAATTCATAATATTAATCATTTACAACGCGTAGTGGATAAAATAAAACAAATCCCAGATGTTTATACTGTGAGAAGATTAATGAACTAA
- a CDS encoding N-acetylmuramoyl-L-alanine amidase, with translation MKNKFIFITVVSILLIAAGIFTTIAMANANSVVVKAEVLNVRSGPGLAYDVTSQARKNEVLRVVGEENQWYKVQLDNGNSGWVASWLVENTDVSAASNSVAIVSSDGGLNVREKPSTSSNSLGLLNKGDQVTVTSQQNGWAQIQYNGKSAWVSSDYLTIRESVTKVDESELQTVTIRDDSTNIRNKPSRDGAVIEKANSGQGFAIQGVQGDWYKIRTTSGEEGYVANWVVDVSDKGQTSSPRSKTTKLSEATIVIDPGHGGNDPGAKGANGTIEKEMTLKTAKQLKEKLESRGAKVILTRNSDKYISLKARTNVAAKNNADVFISIHFDSLEDTSKAVSGQTTYYYDNSDKSLAESINTTLGNDLPTSNRGSRVGDYYVVRENSQPAVLLELGYLSSAKDERNINSASYRSQIADSVTDGLSNYFSN, from the coding sequence ATGAAAAATAAATTCATTTTTATCACCGTTGTCTCCATTTTATTGATTGCAGCAGGTATATTTACAACCATTGCGATGGCGAATGCGAATTCCGTTGTCGTCAAAGCAGAAGTCTTAAATGTCCGCAGCGGTCCTGGTTTAGCCTATGATGTAACGAGCCAAGCCAGAAAAAATGAAGTACTCCGGGTAGTCGGTGAAGAAAATCAATGGTACAAAGTTCAATTAGATAACGGGAATAGCGGTTGGGTTGCTAGCTGGTTAGTAGAAAATACTGACGTCAGCGCTGCAAGTAACAGTGTAGCTATTGTCTCATCTGATGGCGGCTTAAATGTCCGCGAAAAACCAAGTACCTCTAGTAATTCACTTGGCTTACTAAATAAAGGGGATCAAGTAACAGTAACTAGCCAACAAAACGGCTGGGCGCAAATCCAATATAATGGTAAAAGCGCATGGGTTAGCTCCGATTACTTAACAATCCGTGAATCCGTTACGAAAGTTGATGAAAGCGAACTTCAAACAGTAACAATTCGCGACGACTCCACTAATATTAGAAATAAACCAAGCCGTGATGGCGCCGTCATCGAAAAAGCAAATTCTGGCCAAGGGTTTGCTATCCAAGGAGTACAAGGTGACTGGTATAAAATTCGTACAACAAGCGGTGAAGAAGGTTATGTAGCGAACTGGGTTGTCGATGTTTCCGATAAAGGACAAACATCAAGCCCTCGTAGTAAAACAACCAAATTATCCGAAGCGACCATCGTTATTGACCCCGGACACGGCGGCAATGACCCAGGTGCAAAAGGTGCAAATGGCACAATCGAAAAAGAAATGACTTTAAAAACAGCTAAACAACTAAAAGAAAAGCTTGAATCCAGAGGCGCGAAAGTAATTTTAACAAGAAACAGCGATAAATACATTTCTTTAAAAGCGAGAACAAATGTAGCTGCTAAAAATAACGCCGATGTGTTTATTAGCATTCATTTTGACAGTTTAGAAGATACGAGTAAAGCGGTCAGCGGTCAAACAACCTATTATTATGATAATAGCGACAAATCGCTCGCAGAAAGTATTAATACAACGCTTGGGAACGACCTCCCTACTTCTAACCGCGGCTCACGAGTTGGCGATTATTATGTAGTCAGAGAGAATTCACAACCAGCTGTACTTTTAGAACTTGGTTATCTAAGTTCCGCAAAAGATGAACGTAATATTAATTCCGCATCTTATAGAAGTCAAATCGCTGACTCTGTAACAGATGGTTTATCAAATTACTTCTCTAATTAA
- a CDS encoding adenine phosphoribosyltransferase, with the protein MEIKDLQNYVAIVNDWPKKGIVFKDITPLMNDGEAYRFATDKIVEYAKELKIDIIVGPEARGFIIGCPVAYALGIGFAPVRKPGKLPRETIEMEYDLEYGTNKLSMHSDAIKPGQRVLITDDLLATGGTIEATIKLVEELGGIVAGCAFLIELKELEGHKKLNGYDRLILMQL; encoded by the coding sequence ATGGAAATTAAAGATTTACAAAATTACGTAGCGATTGTGAACGATTGGCCGAAAAAAGGGATTGTTTTTAAAGATATTACACCACTTATGAATGATGGTGAAGCTTATCGTTTTGCTACAGATAAAATCGTGGAATATGCAAAAGAATTAAAAATTGATATTATTGTTGGACCGGAAGCACGTGGTTTCATTATTGGTTGCCCAGTTGCTTATGCGTTAGGAATTGGTTTTGCGCCAGTTCGTAAACCAGGAAAACTTCCTCGTGAAACAATCGAAATGGAATACGATTTAGAATATGGTACAAACAAATTATCGATGCATAGCGATGCCATCAAACCGGGCCAACGCGTACTTATTACAGATGATTTGCTAGCAACAGGTGGAACAATCGAAGCGACAATTAAACTAGTAGAAGAACTAGGCGGTATCGTAGCTGGTTGTGCTTTCCTAATCGAACTTAAAGAACTAGAAGGACACAAAAAATTAAATGGTTACGACCGTTTAATTCTGATGCAATTATAA
- a CDS encoding LapA family protein: MKENKVQWQVIAGIILALIIAIFAVINVDPVEVNFLFAQAEWPLILIIIGSVLCGCLIIFFLNIAKSRGMKKKVKQLTAEKAEVERQLAAAKAMKTHSSKVEKRDTEKVVDTTK; encoded by the coding sequence ATGAAAGAAAATAAAGTACAGTGGCAAGTGATTGCGGGAATTATTTTAGCACTTATTATTGCAATATTTGCAGTTATCAATGTAGATCCAGTAGAAGTAAACTTTTTATTTGCTCAAGCGGAATGGCCATTAATTTTAATTATTATTGGGTCGGTTCTTTGCGGTTGCTTGATTATCTTTTTCTTAAATATCGCGAAATCTCGTGGAATGAAGAAAAAAGTAAAGCAATTAACAGCCGAAAAAGCGGAAGTAGAACGTCAACTAGCAGCTGCTAAAGCGATGAAAACTCATTCATCTAAAGTGGAAAAACGAGATACTGAAAAAGTAGTAGATACAACGAAATAA